Sequence from the Ereboglobus luteus genome:
GAGAAGACCGCCGCCGCCGCGCTCGCGATGGCGCGCGCCGATCTCGATAACCAGCGCATCCGCTTGCAACAGACCACCATTGTCGCGCCGGATGACGGCGTCGTTTCCGCGCGCACCGCGACGCTCGGTTCGGTTGCCGGCATCGGCTCGGAGCTGTTTCGAATCATCCGCAGGCAACGCATCGAATGGCAGGCGGAGGTCGGCGCGCAACACGCCCGCGACATCCGGCCCGGGCAAGCCGCCGTCATCAAACTTTCAGATGGCGCGCGCATCACCGGCACCGTCCGCGCCCTTGCGCCCGCCGCCGCGAGGGACACCGCGCGCACGCTCGTTTATGTTGATGTGCCCGCGTCGGCAAACGCGAGGGCTGGCGTTTACGCCAGCGGCAATATCATTCGCGAAACAACGCCCGCGCTCACCGTTCCCGAGACCGCGCTCGTGCTGCGCGACGGGTTGCATTACCTCTACACGCTTCCGCCCGAAAACGATCGCACCGTCACGCGCATCCGCGTCGAGACGGGACGACGCCGCGACGGACGCGTGGAAATCATCAGGGGCCTCGCGCCCGGCGCGCGCGTTGTGCGGTCCGGAGGCGCGTTTTTGTCCGACGGCGCGACTGTGACGCTCGTCGCCAATGCAAACTAAAACCGAAAATCGAAATCGGATCGTGTGGCATGGGCGACTCGCCCATGTGGTTTTTCACTGATGCACGCGCCATTTCAAACGCCAGAAACACGGGCGAGTCGCCCGTGCCACTCAATCCGCCAATCGCAGCACTCCCATTTCGCATTTTTTCAACATGAACATTTCTTCCTGGGCCATTCGCAACCCCGTGCCCGTTGCGCTTCTGTTTATCCTGCTCACGATTCTCGGCATCTTTAGTTTTCGCGCGCTGCCTGTGCAAGGCATGCCCGAGGCGGAAATGCCCGTCGTCTTCATTTCCGCCGCGCTCGAGGGTGCCGCGCCCGAGCAGCTCGAGACCGCGGTCGCCCGCAAAATCGAGGACAGGCTCGCCTCGCTCAGCCGTCTCGACTACATCCAAACAACGATCACCAACGGCCTCGTCAGCATTGTCGTTGTCTTTGAAATCGAAAAAAATTCCGAGGCCGCGCTGAACGAGGTTCGCAACGCCGTCGAAAGCGCGCGCAACGATTTGCCCGCGGACATGACGCCGCCGAATGTCTCCAAGGAAACAACGCAGCCCGACATTCTGGCCACCTACGCCGTCCGCTCGGGCAAGCTCGACGAAACCGAGCTCTCATGGTTCGTTGACAACGAGCTCACCAAAACCCTGCTCTCCGTGCGCGGTGTCGGCGAGGTCGCGCGGCTCGGCGGCATCGACCGCGAAATCCACGTCGATCTCGACCCCGACGCGATGACCGCCCTCGGCATCACGGCGACCGACGTTTCCGCCGCGCTCGGCGCCACGCAAGCCGACTTCTCCGGCGGGCGCGCCGAGATTTCCGCGAACCGCCAGAACGTGCGCGCACTCGGCGCGCCGCGCACGCTCGACGATATCGCCGCGCTCCACGTTCCCGGGCCGAAAAGCAACATCCCCGTGCGGCTCGGCGAGATCGCCGCCATCACCGACACCTTCGCCGACCGCACCTCGCTCGCGCATGTTGACGGCCTGCCGGTCGTCGCCGTGCAAATCAAGCGCGCCTACGGATTTTCCGACATCGACGTCCTCAACGGCGTTCGCGCCGCGCTCGATTCCCTTCGCGAAAAAACTCCCGATGTCACAATCGCCGAGGCCGCCACCACCATCGGGCCCACCATCGAGGACTACGACGCCTCCATGCGCATGCTCTGGGAAGGCGCGCTCATCGCCATCGTGGTTGTTTTCATTTTCCTCAAAAGCTGGCGCGCCACGCTCATCGCCGCCACCGCGCTTCCGCTCTCCATCATTCCCGCGTTCATCGCGATGCACGCCTCCGGTTTCAGCCTCAACGTCATCTCGCTCGTCGCCCTGTCGCTTGTCATCGGTGTGCTTGTTGACGACGCCATTGTCGAAATCGAAAACATCGCGCGCCACTCGCGCCTCGGAAAAACCCCGGCGGAAGCCGCGCGCGAGGCCACGTCAGAAATCGGCCTCGCCGTCGTCGCCACCACGCTCACGCTCGTCGCCGTTTTTCTGCCGACCGCGTTCATGGGCGGCATACCGGGGCTCGTCTTCCGCCAGTTTGGCATCACCGCCGCCGCCGCCGTGCTCGCCTCGTTGCTCGTCGCGCGTCTCCTCACGCCGGTGATGGCCGCCAAGTGGATGAAACCGGCCTCCGCGGGCGGGGAGGAAAAGGACGGCCGGCTAATGCGCGCCTATCTCGCCCTCGTGCGAAAGGCCCTCGCGCATCGCAAAACCACCGCCGCCGCGGTCGCGCTCTTTCTCGCCGTATCCCTCTCGCTCGCGGCGCTTCTGAACGGCGCGATGGTGCCGCCGCAAGACCGCGCCCAGACCAGCGTGCTCCTCACGCTTCCCCCCGGCTCCTCCCTCCGGCAAACCGAAAAAATCGCCGCCGAGGCCGCCGCGCGAATCGCGCGCATACCCGAGGTGAAAACCACATTCGCCGCCATCGGCACCGCGGCGAGTGGTGACGGCCCCGACGCCTCCGTTTTCGCCGACTGCGCGTCGGCCACGCTCACCGTCACGCTCACGCCCCTCGACACCCGCAAGCGAAAGCAGAGTGAAATAGAAAACGACATTCGCGACGCGCTCGCCACTCTTCCCGGCGTGCGCGTCGAGGTCGGCGTCAGCGGCGAAGGCGCCAAGCTCGACATCACGCTCGCCGGCGACGACCCCGCGCAACTCGAAACCACCGCCGCGCTCCTCGAAACACAACTCCGCACGCTCAAGGGCACCGGCGCGGTCATTTCCACCGCGGCGCTTGAGGCGCCGGAAATCCAGGTCACGCCCGATTTCGCCCGCGCCGCCGCGCTCGGAGTCACCACGCAGGCAATCGCCGACACCGCCCGCGTCGCCACCAGCGGCGACTACGCCGCGCGCCTCGCCAAGCTCAACCTGCCCGAGCGCCAAATCCCCATCCGCGTCGGATTCGCGCCCGGCGTGCGCGCGGATATCGACGCCCTCTCGCAACTCCGCGTCCCCGCCGCCGATGGCGCCACCGTGGCGCTCGGCGACGTTGCCCGCGTCGCGCTCGGCAGCGGCCCCGCCATGCTCACGCGCCTCGACCGGTCGCGCAACATCACCGTTTCGGTCGAGCTCAACGGACGCAGTCTCGGCGAGGTTTTAAACGAGGCGATGGAGCTCCCCGTTCTCAAAAATCTCCCCGAGGGCGTCTTCATCGCCGAGCAGGGCGAGGCGCAGCGCATGTTGGAAATGTTCGAAAGTTTCGGCATCGCCATGCTCGTCGGCCTCTTCTGCGTCTACGGCGTCCTCGTGCTCCTCTTCCACGATTTTCTCCAACCCGTGACAATCCTCATGGCGATTCCGCTTGCGCTCGGCGGCGCGCTTCTCCCGCTCGTTGTCACCGGAAACAGTTTCTCGATGGCCGCCGCCATCGGCCTGCTCACGCTGATGGGCATCGTCACAAAAAACTCCATCCTGCTCGTCGAATACATAATCATGTCGCGCGAGAAAGGCATGGCGCGCCTCGCGGCGATACTCGACGCCTGCCACAAACGCGCCCGCCCCATCATCATGACAACCCTTGCCATGACTGGCGGCATGCTCCCCGTGATCCTCGGTCTCGCCGGCGGCGACCCCAGCTTCCGTTTCCCAATGGCCATCGTCGTGGCCGGCGGCCTGATGACCTCCACGCTCCTGAGCCTCGTCGTGATCCCGGTGACCTACACGCTGGTCGATGACGTGTTCGCATTTTTTAAGCGATTGGTTTTACGCGGAAAAATAACGGCACTTGCATCCGCGTGATTCGCGTTTCTCATTTTCAGTTGTGCCTCTTCGCGCCTTGGTCGTTGATTTTAATTCCTTCTTCGCTTCCGTCGAGCAACAGGAGCGGCCGGAATTGCGCGGACGGCCGGTGGGAATTGTGCCGGTGATGGCCGAGACGACCGGGTGCATCGCCGTGAGCCTTGAGGCAAAAAAGGCCGGACTGACGCGCAATGTGCGCGTGGCCGAGGCGCGCCGCATGTGCCCGGGGCTTCACATCGTCGAGTCGCGACCGGAGGTGTATATCGATTATCACCGGAGGCTCGTGGACATTATCGAATCGTGCATCCACGTGAGCAAGGTGCAGTCGATCGACGAAGTGACGTGCGAGTTGCGCGGCACGTGGTCGGAGCCGGCGAAGGCGGTTGCGGTGGCGAAAAAAATAAAGGCGGAGATTGCGAGAAGGGCGGGGGAGTGCCTGCGCAGCAGCATCGGCATCGCGCCAAACTGGCTGCTGGCAAAGGTGGCGTCGGACATGCAAAAGCCGGACGGCCTTGTGGTGCTGAACGACGACGAAGGCGACATCCCCGCAAAATTGCTGCACCTGCGGCCATCGGATATTTCAGGGATCGGGCGCGGCATGGACGAGCGGTTGCGCATCCGTGGCGTGGATACGGTTGCGAAGCTTTACGCGCTGTCGCGCGACGAGATGCGCGCGATCTGGCGCGGCGTTGTCGGCGACCGGTTGTGGCGGCTGCTGCATTGCGAGGACCTGCCGTTTTTCGAGCAGGAGGGCGACAAGTCGGTCGGGCACGGGCATGTGCTGCCGCCGGAGTTGCGCAACAACACCGCGGCGCTCGCCGTGCTGCACCGCCTGCTGCAAAAGGCGGCGATGCGGTTGCGCGACTCGGGTTTGTTCGCGGGCGGCCTGCAGGTTTACGCGGCGCACGGCGACGACACGACATGGAGCGACGCGCTGCACTTCAACGAGACGCAGGACACGATCGCGCTGACGCGCGCGCTTTCGCAATTATGGGCGCGCCGCATGGCGAAGCCGGGTGTCGCGAAAAAAGCGCCGGTGCGCATCGGCGTGATGCTGTTTCGGTTGTTGAAGGCGGAGGCGCACACGCCCGATTTGTTTGAGGCGGCGAACGAGCGGGCGCGCGGGCGTTTGCTCGGCGCGATGGACGAGATCAATCGCGTGCTCGGCAAGAACACGGTTTATTTCGGAGGCGCGCACGGCGCGACTGCCGACGCGCCGATGCGGATTGCATTCACGCGAATCCCGAAGCCGGAGCTGGAGGAGATCGACAAGTCGCTGAAAGGGCGCTTTCGGAGGGGGAATCAGTGATGGGGTGTTTTTGTAAACAGCATGGCGGCCGGTTGGCGGACTGTCTTTCGTAATTCTCGGCGAGCTCGGCGAGCATGCACTACCTAATGCAGATGCAGTTTTATTTAAACTGCTCTGGTTTTGGACAGGATGATGATGCAGCGCTTGGGTTCGATGTTTTTGAAAAAGACGCAAAAAAGCCGCGATGTTTCCATCGCGGCTTTTTGTTGATCGTATGGCGTTTTAAACCCTGGCGTTGTTTTTTTGCTCCGCTGGTGGCGGCGCGAAATTATTTGGCGAGACCTTTCGAGTAGCGTTCCTCGGCGAAGGTCCAGTTGACGATGTTCCAGAATGCGGCGATGTAATCCGGGCGGCGGTTCTGGTAGTTGAGATAGTAGGCGTGCTCCCACACATCGAGGCCGATGACGGGATAACCTTCGATGCCGGCGACGGCTTTGCCCATGCGGGGGCTGTCCTGGTTGGCGGTGGAGCCGATGGCGAGTTTGCCCTCGGGCGTGACAACGAGCCATGCCCAGCCGGAACCGAAGCGACCCGCGGCGGCCTTGGCGAATTCCTCCTTGAACTTGTCGAAGCCGCCGAATGTGGCGTTGATGGCGTCGGCGAGTTTGCCGACCGGCGCGCCGGTTTGTCCGCCGGGCGCGATCACTTTCCAGAAGAGGCTGTGGTTGGCGTGGCCCCCGCCGTTGTTGCGCACAGCGGTGCGGATCGACTCGGGAAGTTTGTTGAGATCAGAGATGAGTTCGTTGACACATTCGGGACCGGTGATGTTTGCGCCGGCGAGTGTGTTGTTAAGATTGGTTACGTAGGCTTGGTGGTGCTTGCTGTGGTGAATTTCCATAGTGCGCGCATCGATGTGCGGCGCGAGGACGTCGTATGCGTAACCGAGTTTTGGTAATTCGTATGTCATGTGATTGTCCTTAGTTTGATTTTAGCAGGGTGGAGCAATCAATAGTTTTATCGGAGCGATGCAATGAAATGCGTGAGGTATTAGGATAAATGATTGTGAAACGTTTGCTAAAAAGAGGGCTATTTACATCCGTTTGCATTTGCGCGCTTAGAGATTGCCTTGGACGGTTTTTTTAACGAAGCTCGGGTCGTGATTGCCTCAGTTACCATTCGCAATTTCAGGGCGCTCAAACACGCGGAGCTTTCGCTGATGCCGTTTAATCTGCTGATCGGTCCAAACGGGTCGGGGAAAACGAGCCTTATTGATGCGGTGCAACGATTAAGCTCACTTGCCAAACTGCCGCTTTGCGGCGTGAAATCGGAGGAGGCGCGCGAGGGCATCGCGGACGGGCCGGAGCTTTATTGGTATTTCACACCGCCGTTTGACGGGTTGGAGGCGGTCATGAAATGCACTTCGGAGACGGAATGTGATTTTCTGGACGTGGTATCGCTGCCGTCCGGCTCGGGCCAGAAGGATTGGCCCAAGCTGAGATCAGAATTGATGCGGGTTCGCTGTTATGTGCTTGATCATCGGGCATTAGCGGAGAAAAGCATGTCTCGCGAAGGCGCGGACTTAAAGAGCGACGGGGAGAACTTGGCAACGGTGCTGGCTTCGTTGCAAATGCGTGAACCGAAAGCATTTGAGGAAATGCGCGCGGAATTGTGCCGAATTTTGCCCGAGTATGATGATGTGCAGTGGACGTTTACCAAGGATGGCGGCACGGAGCTGTTGCTGCGCCTGACGGGCACCAGCGAATTGATCGGCGCGGCGCATCTTTCGCAGGGCACTTTATATTTGCTGGCGTTTTTGGCGCTGGCGTATGACCCGAAGCCGCCGTCGATCGTGTGCATCGAGGAAATTGACCGCGGGTTTCATCCGCGGTTGTTGCGCGAGGTGCGCGATGTTTTGTATCGGCTGTCCTATCCGGAGGCGTATGGGCTGGATCGCCCGCCGGTGCAGGTGATCGCCACGACGCATTCGCCGTATTTGCTGGATTTGTTTGGCGAGCATCCCGAGGAGGTGGTGCTGACCGAGAAACACGGACTGACGGCGCGGTTCATGCGTTTGTCGGATCGCAAGGATTTGCGGGATTTGATGGCCGAGGGGGGACTTGGTGACATGTGGTTTTCGGGAATCCTCGGCGGTGTGCCGCAGGAGGGGATGCCTTCCGAAGACGTCAACGAGAGCAACCCTGACGACACCCGCGGATGAAGCTTGGAATCATTAGTGAGTCACCCGCTGACGAAATGGTCATACGCGTGCTGGTCGAGTCGGTGCTCGGCGAGAACGTGAAGCTGGTCTCGCCCTCGTTGCGCGCGCGCGGCTGGCCGTCGGTTGCGCAAGTGCTGCCGGCGGTGATCCGGCATTTGCATTTCAACACGGACGCGACGGGGCTCGTCGTGGTCGTGGACGCGGACGACTCGGTGGTGCACACCGCGGAGCACGATCGCGAGGGTTATTATCATCCGCGCTGCCGGATGTGCCAGTTGCGCGGAGTGTTCAGGCAGACGACAAAAAAACTGCCGCCCGCGCGCGGTCGCAAGCACCTGCTGCGTTGCGTGGGTGTGGCGGTGCCGGCGGTGGAGGGTTGGTATTTGTGCGGACGCGACGAGACCGTGTCGGAACGCGCATGGACCGACGGGCAGGCCTCGGGCTCGATGCCTTACACGCGCAAGGAATTGAAATGGCGCGTGTATGGAACGGATCGTCCGAGCCTGGCGCACGAGATTGATTGCGCGATGAGGGAAGTGCAGCGTCACCGGCGCGACACGCGGCGCTTGGAGCACGATTTCCCCGGCTTTGAATCGTTGGCGAAAGACTTGCGCAGTTGGAAAAGTCAGTTAGCAACAACGGCTTCCCAATAAACTGTTCCGCGCCCGGCGCCCTCACTTTCGACTCCTGTATTCTTACTTCCGACTCCTTTTTTCATGGCAACCAAACTTTTTCGAAAACGTTCGTATCTGCCTTTGCCGCTTGAATGGCTGCTGCTTCCGATTGTGCGGCTCATGTATCGCGTGAAGACGAGGCGCCCAGAAAACGTGCCCGAGCGCGGCGGGGTGATCTTGATTGCGAACCATCTTTCATTTGTGGACGCGATCGTGCTGCAACTAGCGTGCCCGAGGCCGCTGCGATTTCTCGGCTACGAGGGGCTGAAGGCGAATGTGTTTTTCGAAAAACTTTTCCGCTGGTCGGGCATGATCGGGTTTTCGCCGCGCGACCCGGTGGGCAGCACGAGGCGCGTCTTGCGTTCGTTGCAGGACGGCGAGGTGCTGTGCATTTTCGGCGAGGGGCACATCTCGCGCATCGGCGAGTTGATGCGCATCAAAAACGGGTTCGAGGCGATTGCGAAACGCGCGGGCGTGCCGGTCGTGCCCGTGGCGCACGACGGCTTGTGGGGCTCGGTCTTTTCGTTTTCGGGGGACCGCTGGATTTTCAAGTCGCCGCGCATCATGCCCACGCATGTGTGCGTGTGCTTCGGGCGCCCGATGCTTCCGAGCGAGGCGACGGCGGAGAAGATGCGCCGCGAGCTGCTCGACTTGGGGGCGGAGGCGTTTTCGGCGCGGCCCGTGCTGCGCAGGCATCTCGGCGCGGAGGCGGCGCGCGCGCTTGTGAAGCATCCGAGTTTTATCCAGGTGATCGACCGCACCGGCGACCGCGCCGAACTGTCGGCGGCGAAACTTTTTGCCGTGGCCGCCGCGCTTTCGCGCCGTCTCAAAAAAACAGTTCCCGAAAAGCGCGTGGGCATTGTGCTGCCACCGGGCGCGGGTGCGTATAT
This genomic interval carries:
- a CDS encoding efflux RND transporter periplasmic adaptor subunit, with the protein product MSFTKHSAAALECGGKGRRPATPFSSVLRNHKNLKAASPLRSAAALQIVALIFGGITSVHAAAESQTQSASSAKSVLAVSVVTPEQCEWDVSVPASGWFAPWQEAVVASEIDGLRITKILADVGDVVKQGQPLAMLSQDAVRADLRRLEAAVDSAEALHAVARADANRALRLRPSGAQTEQEYDERINAEKTAAAALAMARADLDNQRIRLQQTTIVAPDDGVVSARTATLGSVAGIGSELFRIIRRQRIEWQAEVGAQHARDIRPGQAAVIKLSDGARITGTVRALAPAAARDTARTLVYVDVPASANARAGVYASGNIIRETTPALTVPETALVLRDGLHYLYTLPPENDRTVTRIRVETGRRRDGRVEIIRGLAPGARVVRSGGAFLSDGATVTLVANAN
- a CDS encoding efflux RND transporter permease subunit, whose product is MNISSWAIRNPVPVALLFILLTILGIFSFRALPVQGMPEAEMPVVFISAALEGAAPEQLETAVARKIEDRLASLSRLDYIQTTITNGLVSIVVVFEIEKNSEAALNEVRNAVESARNDLPADMTPPNVSKETTQPDILATYAVRSGKLDETELSWFVDNELTKTLLSVRGVGEVARLGGIDREIHVDLDPDAMTALGITATDVSAALGATQADFSGGRAEISANRQNVRALGAPRTLDDIAALHVPGPKSNIPVRLGEIAAITDTFADRTSLAHVDGLPVVAVQIKRAYGFSDIDVLNGVRAALDSLREKTPDVTIAEAATTIGPTIEDYDASMRMLWEGALIAIVVVFIFLKSWRATLIAATALPLSIIPAFIAMHASGFSLNVISLVALSLVIGVLVDDAIVEIENIARHSRLGKTPAEAAREATSEIGLAVVATTLTLVAVFLPTAFMGGIPGLVFRQFGITAAAAVLASLLVARLLTPVMAAKWMKPASAGGEEKDGRLMRAYLALVRKALAHRKTTAAAVALFLAVSLSLAALLNGAMVPPQDRAQTSVLLTLPPGSSLRQTEKIAAEAAARIARIPEVKTTFAAIGTAASGDGPDASVFADCASATLTVTLTPLDTRKRKQSEIENDIRDALATLPGVRVEVGVSGEGAKLDITLAGDDPAQLETTAALLETQLRTLKGTGAVISTAALEAPEIQVTPDFARAAALGVTTQAIADTARVATSGDYAARLAKLNLPERQIPIRVGFAPGVRADIDALSQLRVPAADGATVALGDVARVALGSGPAMLTRLDRSRNITVSVELNGRSLGEVLNEAMELPVLKNLPEGVFIAEQGEAQRMLEMFESFGIAMLVGLFCVYGVLVLLFHDFLQPVTILMAIPLALGGALLPLVVTGNSFSMAAAIGLLTLMGIVTKNSILLVEYIIMSREKGMARLAAILDACHKRARPIIMTTLAMTGGMLPVILGLAGGDPSFRFPMAIVVAGGLMTSTLLSLVVIPVTYTLVDDVFAFFKRLVLRGKITALASA
- a CDS encoding DNA polymerase Y family protein, with the protein product MPLRALVVDFNSFFASVEQQERPELRGRPVGIVPVMAETTGCIAVSLEAKKAGLTRNVRVAEARRMCPGLHIVESRPEVYIDYHRRLVDIIESCIHVSKVQSIDEVTCELRGTWSEPAKAVAVAKKIKAEIARRAGECLRSSIGIAPNWLLAKVASDMQKPDGLVVLNDDEGDIPAKLLHLRPSDISGIGRGMDERLRIRGVDTVAKLYALSRDEMRAIWRGVVGDRLWRLLHCEDLPFFEQEGDKSVGHGHVLPPELRNNTAALAVLHRLLQKAAMRLRDSGLFAGGLQVYAAHGDDTTWSDALHFNETQDTIALTRALSQLWARRMAKPGVAKKAPVRIGVMLFRLLKAEAHTPDLFEAANERARGRLLGAMDEINRVLGKNTVYFGGAHGATADAPMRIAFTRIPKPELEEIDKSLKGRFRRGNQ
- a CDS encoding superoxide dismutase — encoded protein: MTYELPKLGYAYDVLAPHIDARTMEIHHSKHHQAYVTNLNNTLAGANITGPECVNELISDLNKLPESIRTAVRNNGGGHANHSLFWKVIAPGGQTGAPVGKLADAINATFGGFDKFKEEFAKAAAGRFGSGWAWLVVTPEGKLAIGSTANQDSPRMGKAVAGIEGYPVIGLDVWEHAYYLNYQNRRPDYIAAFWNIVNWTFAEERYSKGLAK
- a CDS encoding AAA family ATPase; protein product: MIASVTIRNFRALKHAELSLMPFNLLIGPNGSGKTSLIDAVQRLSSLAKLPLCGVKSEEAREGIADGPELYWYFTPPFDGLEAVMKCTSETECDFLDVVSLPSGSGQKDWPKLRSELMRVRCYVLDHRALAEKSMSREGADLKSDGENLATVLASLQMREPKAFEEMRAELCRILPEYDDVQWTFTKDGGTELLLRLTGTSELIGAAHLSQGTLYLLAFLALAYDPKPPSIVCIEEIDRGFHPRLLREVRDVLYRLSYPEAYGLDRPPVQVIATTHSPYLLDLFGEHPEEVVLTEKHGLTARFMRLSDRKDLRDLMAEGGLGDMWFSGILGGVPQEGMPSEDVNESNPDDTRG